Proteins found in one Sorghum bicolor cultivar BTx623 chromosome 1, Sorghum_bicolor_NCBIv3, whole genome shotgun sequence genomic segment:
- the LOC8082311 gene encoding UDP-glucuronic acid decarboxylase 2, giving the protein MASEPIFRGHEESLPTGAPGYTPKPHKPLARPLRYLLEEQRLLFALVGMAVTSAVLLTAPSSSNGGGAVAAASGAAAAGGSGSLARRQYYGGSANAALGAAVGEQERRASAARLPLGVRRRGLRVVVTGGAGFVGSHLVDRLLERGDSVVVVDNFFTGRKENLAHQAGNPALEVIRHDVVEPILLEVDRIYHLACPASPVHYKHNPVKTIKTNVMGTLNMLGLAKRVGARFLLTSTSEVYGDPLQHPQVETYWGNVNPIGVRSCYDEGKRTAETLTMDYHRAANLEVRIARIFNTYGPRMCIDDGRVVSNFVAQALRKDPLTVYGDGKQTRSFQYVSDLVEGLMMLMEKEHVGPFNLGNPGEFTMLELAKVVQETIDRGARIVFRPNTADDPHKRKPDITRAKQLLGWEPKVPLREGLPLMVHDFRARIFGVGVGVGHQQQQHRNPANS; this is encoded by the exons ATGGCGTCGGAGCCGATCTTCCGCGGGCACGAGGAGTCCCTCCCCACGGGCGCCCCCGGGTACACGCCCAAGCCTCACAAGCCGCTGGCGCGGCCGCTCCGGTACCTCCTGGAGGAGCAGCGCCTCCTGTTCGCGCTGGTGGGCATGGCTGTCACCTCGGCGGTCCTCCTCACGGCCCCATCGTCGTCCAACGGGGGaggcgccgtcgccgccgccagtGGCGCGGCCGCGGCGGGTGGTAGCGGTAGTCTCGCGCGGCGGCAGTACTACGGCGGGTCCGCGAACGCGGCGCTGGGTGCCGCGGTGGGCGAGCAGGAGCGGCGCGCGAGCGCGGCGCGGCTGCCGCTGGGCGTCCGTCGGCGCGGGCTGCGCGTGGTGGTGACGGGCGGTGCCGGGTTCGTGGGCAGCCACCTGGTGGACCGTCTCCTGGAGCGCGGCGAcagcgtggtggtggtggacaaCTTCTTCACGGGGCGGAAGGAGAACCTGGCGCACCAGGCCGGGAACCCGGCGCTGGAGGTGATCCGGCACGACGTGGTGGAGCCCATCCTGCTGGAGGTGGACCGGATCTACCACCTGGCGTGCCCGGCGTCGCCCGTGCACTACAAGCACAACCCCGTGAAGACGATCAAGACCAACGTGATGGGCACGCTCAACATGCTGGGCCTCGCCAAGCGCGTCGGCGCCAGGTTCCTGCTCACCAGCACCAGCGAGGTGTACGGCGACCCGCTGCAGCACCCGCAGGTGGAGACCTACTGGGGAAACGTCAACCCCATCG GTGTCCGGAGCTGCTACGACGAGGGCAAGCGCACGGCGGAGACGCTGACCATGGACTACCACCGCGCAGCCAACCTCGAG gTGAGGATCGCCCGGATCTTCAACACGTACGGGCCGCGCATGTGCATCGACGACGGCCGGGTCGTCAGCAACTTCGTCGCGCAG GCGCTGAGGAAGGATCCCTTGACGGTGTACGGCGACGGCAAGCAGACGAGGAGCTTCCAGTACGTGTCCGACCTG GTGGAGGGCCTGATGATGCTAATGGAGAAGGAGCACGTGGGCCCGTTCAACCTGGGGAACCCGGGCGAGTTCACGATGCTGGAGCTGGCCAAGGTGGTGCAGGAGACCATCGACCGGGGCGCGCGCATCGTGTTCCGCCCCAACACCGCCGACGACCCGCACAAGCGCAAGCCGGACATCACCCGCGCCAAGCAGCTGCTGGGGTGGGAGCCCAAGGTGCCGCTCCGCGAGGGACTCCCGCTCATGGTCCACGACTTCCGCGCCCGCATCTTCGGAGTCGGGGTCGGAGTCggacaccagcagcagcagcatcgcAACCCGGCAAATAGCTAG
- the LOC8083646 gene encoding 60S ribosomal protein L22-2 has protein sequence MARGVAAGAKGGAAGGGKKKGSVTFTIDCTKPVEDKIMEIATLEKFLQERIKVAGGKAGNLGEGVTVTRDKTKVTVTSDGPFSKRYLKYLTKKYLKKHNVRDWLRVIASNKDRSVYELRYFNIAENEGEEED, from the exons ATGGCGCGCGGCGTGGCGGCTGGGGCGAAGGgcggcgccgccggcggcggcaagaAGAAGGGCTCCGTCACCTTCACGATCGACTGCACCAAGCCCGTGGAGGACAAGATCATGGAGATCGCCACGCTCGAGAAGTTCCTGCAGGAGCGCATCAAGGTCGCCGGCGGCAAGGCTGGCAACCTTGGCGAGGGCGTCACCGTCACCCGCGACAAGACCAAGGTCACCGTCACCTCCGATGGGCCTTTCTCCAAGAG GTACCTGAAGTACTTGACAAAGAAGTACCTGAAGAAGCACAATGTGCGTGACTGGCTCCGGGTTATCGCGTCAAACAAGGACCGCAGCGTCTATGAGCTCCGGTACTTCAATATTGCTGAGAACGAGGGTGAGGAGGAGGATTAG
- the LOC8083647 gene encoding blue-light photoreceptor PHR2 codes for MAAASDSDAGAQQPRDDPSLLPFASFSLALSIRAPATPTLASVPSTIHLPTQISTLAVCLHPSAAQPPSRRPTRLNSATSSVIAPLPSSTPGLSRSFPSGAPAAAGRRRTLVWFRADLRLHDHEPFHAAAGASSSLLPVFVFDPRDFGKSPSGFDRTGPYRANFLLDSVADLRRSLRARGGDLVVRVGRPEVVIPELARAAGAEAVYAHGEVSRDEVRAEERVQKAVEKEGINVKYFWGSTLYHVEDLPFHLEDMPSNYGGFREAVKGLEVRKVLEAPEEVKCVPMKNVLEPGDIPTLAELGLTAPPAMAQDSKPAVGSTLIGGETEALERLKKFAVECSMQPNKADKSNTQDSIYGANFSCKISPWLATGCLSPRFMYEELKKHATRAIPFGSTPKNNDGTSDAGTNWLMFELLWRDFFRFITKKYSSVQKTSEVATGCTPAPALA; via the exons ATGGCCGCCGCGTCCGACTCTGACGCCGGCGCCCAGCAGCCGCGCGACGACCCCAGCCTCCTCCCTTTCGCCTCCTTCTCGCTCGCCCTCTCCATCCGCGCGCCGGCCACCCCCACACTCGCCTCCGTCCCCTCCACCATCCACCTCCCCACTCAAATCTCTACACTCGCCGTCTGCCTCCACCCCTCCGCCGCGCAGCCTCCCTCCCGCCGCCCCACCCGCCTCAATTCCGCCACCTCCTCCGTCATCGCCCCGCTGCCCTCCTCGACGCCGGGCCTCTCCCGCTCCTTCCCCTCGGGCGCGCCCGCCGCCGCGGGGCGCCGCCGCACGCTCGTCTGGTTCCGCGCCGACCTCCGCCTCCACGACCATGAGCCGTTCCACGCCGCAGCGGGGGCGTCGTCCTCCCTCCTCCCTGTCTTCGTCTTCGACCCGCGGGACTTCGGTAAGTCCCCCTCGGGGTTCGACCGAACGGGCCCGTACCGCGCCAACTTCCTGCTCGACTCCGTCGCCGACCTGCGCCGGAGCCTCCGCGCCCGCGGCGGGGACCTGGTGGTGCGCGTGGGCAGGCCCGAAGTGGTCATCCCCGAGCTCGCGCGGGCGGCGGGCGCGGAGGCCGTGTACGCTCACGGCGAGGTATCGCGGGACGAAGTCCGCGCCGAGGAGAGGGTGCAAAAGGCTGTGGAGAAGGAGGGCATCAACGTGAAGTACTTCTGGGGTAGCACGCTATACCATGTGGAAGACCTTCCCTTCCACCTCGAGGACATGCCGTCCAACTATGGCGGCTTCAGGGAGGCCGTGAAGGGTTTGGAGGTTAGAAAGGTGCTGGAAGCGCCCGAGGAGGTCAAGTGCGTGCCCATGAAGAATGTGCTCGAGCCCGGCGACATCCCCACGCTTGCTGAGCTCGGGCTCACTGCGCCACCAGCCATGGCACAG GACTCGAAACCTGCTGTTGGATCTACTCTCATTGGTGGTGAGACAGAAGCTCTGGAGAGGTTGAAGAAGTTTGCTGTAGAATGCTCTATGCAGCCAAACAAAGCAGACAAAAGCAATACCCAAGATAGCATATATGGTGCTAATTTCTCCTGCAAAATTTCTCCATGGCTTGCTACAGGTTGCCTCTCTCCACGCTTCATGtatgaggagttgaagaagcaTGCTACTAG AGCAATTCCTTTTGGGTCAACACCCAAGAATAATGATGGCACATCTGATGCTGGGACAAATTGGTTAATGTTTGAGTTGCTATGGAGAGATTTCTTCAG GTTCATCACAAAGAAGTACAGTTCTGTACAGAAGACATCTGAAGTTGCTACTGGTTGCACTCCCGCCCCAGCGCTTGCATGA